Proteins encoded by one window of Nicotiana tabacum cultivar K326 chromosome 10, ASM71507v2, whole genome shotgun sequence:
- the LOC107771533 gene encoding 3-hydroxyacyl-[acyl-carrier-protein] dehydratase FERN, mitochondrial, with the protein MLIKRILSFSISSYGFSSLSTCSNLLKSILKQARTFSDADIIEYTKLTHDANPLHFDAECAKNAGFSDRLVPGMLVASLFPRIIAAHFPGAVYVSQTLHFKLPVYIGDEIIAEVQASSVRHMKNKYIVKLSTKCFKCDGPLVIDGEATAILPSLVMEPTSTSS; encoded by the exons ATGCTTATAAAACGTATCCTTTCATTTTCTATTTCTTCATATGGCTTCTCATCGTTGTCCACCTGCTCGAATTTGTTAAAAAGCATTTTAAAGCAAGCAAGAACATTTTCAGATGCTGATATTATTGAGTATACCAAGCTGACACACGACGCCAATCCATTGCATTTTGATGCTGAATGCGCCAAAAATGCTGGTTTTAGTGACCGCCTTGTTCCTGGGATGCTTGTCGCTTCCTTATTTCCTAGGATTATTGCTGCTCATTTT CCAGGAGCTGTATATGTTTCACAAACCTTGCACTTCAAATTACCTGTTTATATTGGAGATGAGATCATTGCTGAGGTACAAGCATCAAGTGTTAGACACATGAAAAACAAGTACAT CGTGAAACTGTCAACAAAATGTTTCAAATGTGATGGTCCTCTGGTAATTGATGGTGAGGCAACAGCAATTTTACCATCTCTGGTCATGGAACCAACAAGTACTTCCAGCTGA